In Vanacampus margaritifer isolate UIUO_Vmar chromosome 18, RoL_Vmar_1.0, whole genome shotgun sequence, a genomic segment contains:
- the arhgap22b gene encoding rho GTPase-activating protein 22 isoform X1 has protein sequence MTTMLSPKIRQTRRARSKSMVMGEVTRGSCQPASPSLQEGALKAGWLKKQRSIMKNWQLRWFVLRSEQLDFYKDEEETKPQGCIPLQGCQVNEFTANPDEPGRHLFEIVPGGTGEKDRTPISHESFLLMANSQTDMDDWVKAIRRVIWAPFGGGIFGQRLEDTVQYEKKFGPRLAPLLVEQCVDFIRERGLDEEGLFRMPGQANLVKDLQEAFDCGDKPLFDSNTDVHTVASLLKLYLRELPEPVIPFCKYEDFLTCAQLLAKDEEEGVQELGKQVNTLPLPNYNLLKYICKFLDEVQSHCNENKMSVQNLATVFGPNILRPKMEDPVTIMEGTSLVQHLMTILIREHKRLYSGRDQVGPTAPQAEHQLLNRSLGAWISEEDLQTSNTEQELNSSASSLEAKLCAAVTPSHSPNPGPKLGSASAKGETVVSPSKQVKSIPSWKYSFKSSSAPRSQPQAKPSGAAVEPSPVSSGGGGGGSSNWLMNGLSSLRGHRRTSSGERSTRDRDSTGSSQRLSTYDNVTSSSSLGSVPSVGGTPWSASSCEISVPDSGNGDPSAHHNCGAVGDGGDKAEWTEGQREPERGRDGGTVTDPGSEQDSCEAMELCSSENGNASAGAGVPSIVTSDDGDGVNVTLSSLVEGLKDELRKQKVAYEVRIQKLEDSSAALCAHMERLEQEMEQEKKRQRMLEIKLRNSERAREDAENRNRLLEKEMEDFFSTLGDLTMSTRTSDI, from the exons ATGACCACCATGCTGAGTCCCAAGATCAGACAGACCAGAAGAG CCCGGTCCAAGAGCATGGTGATGGGCGAGGTGACGCGAGGCTCCTGCCAGCCGGCCTCACCTAGCCTCCAGGAGGGGGCGCTAAAGGCCGGCTGGCTGAAGAAGCAGCGCAGCATCATGAAAAACTGGCAACTGCGCTGGTTCGTGCTGCGCTCGGAGCAGCTTGACTTCTATAAAGACGAAGAGGAAACCAAACCACAG GGCTGCATACCTCTGCAGGGTTGCCAGGTGAACGAATTCACAGCCAACCCAGATGAACCAGGAAGACACCTTTTTGAGATTGTACCAG GCGGAACGGGGGAGAAGGACCGCACGCCAATCAGCCATGAATCCTTCCTGCTCATGGCCAACTCGCAGACAGACATGGACGACTGGGTCAAGGCCATACGGCGGGTCATCTGGGCACCGTTTGGAGGAG GGATATTCGGCCAGCGATTGGAGGACACGGTGCAGTACGAGAAGAAGTTCGGCCCCCGGTTGGCCCCGCTTCTGGTGGAGCAATGCGTGGATTTCATCAGGGAGCGGGGCTTGGACGAGGAGGGCCTCTTCCGAATGCCAGGCCAGGCCAACCTGGTCAAAGATCTGCAGGAGGCCTTCGACTGCGGCGACAAGCCGCTTTTTGACAG CAACACGGACGTTCACACCGTGGCGTCCTTGCTGAAGTTGTACCTGCGGGAGCTGCCTGAACCCGTCATCCCCTTCTGCAAATACGAAGACTTTCTAACATGCGCACAGCTTTTGGCCAAAGATGAGGAGGAG GGGGTTCAGGAGCTCGGGAAGCAAGTTAACACACTACCTCTGCCTAACTACAATCTCCTCAAGTACATATGCAA ATTCCTTGATGAAGTCCAATCTCACTGTAACGAAAACAAGATGAGCGTCCAAAACCTTGCCACGGTGTTTGGGCCTAATATCCTTCGACCCAAGATGGAAGACCCGGTCACTATCATGGAAG GTACCTCTTTAGTGCAGCACCTCATGACCATCCTGATCAGGGAACACAAGCGTTTGTACTCAGGGCGGGACCAGGTGGGCCCGACTGCACCCCAAGCGGAGCATCAACTCCTCAATCGTAGCCTCGGTGCTTGGATCTCTGAAGAGGACCTACAGACCTCCAACACAGAACAAGAACTCAACAGCAGCGCCTCGTCACTCGAAGCCAAACTGTGTGCCGCCGTCACCCCCTCGCACAGCCCGAACCCCGGACCAAAACTGGGGTCCGCGTCGGCGAAGGGGGAGACGGTGGTGAGCCCGAGTAAACAAGTCAAGAGCATCCCCTCGTGGAAGTACTCTTTTAAAAGCTCCTCGGCGCCTCGTTCTCAGCCGCAGGCGAAGCCGAGCGGGGCGGCGGTGGAACCGAGTCCCGTGTCTTCTggcgggggtggaggggggagCAGTAACTGGCTGATGAACGGTTTGTCCTCCTTGAGGGGGCACAGACGCACTTCCTCGGGCGAAAGGTCCACCCGAGACCGCGACTCCACCGGCTCCTCGCAACGACTCTCCACCTATGACAACGTCACCTCCTCGTCCAGCTTGGGCAGCGTGCCAAGCGTGGGCGGCACTCCGTGGTCCGCCTCGTCCTGTGAGATCTCAGTGCCAGACTCCGGAAACGGCGATCCCTCGGCTCACCACAACTGCGGAGCGGTGGGCGACGGAGGGGACAAAGCGGAGTGGACGGAGGGTCAGAGGGAGCCCGAGAGAGGACGGGACGGGGGGACGGTCACGGATCCCGGCTCGGAGCAAGACAGCTGCGAGGCCATGGAGCTGTGCAGCAGCGAGAACGGCAACGCCAGCGCGGGAGCCGGCGTTCCGTCCATCGTCACGTCAGACGATGGCGACGGAGTAAACGTCACACTGAGCAGTCTGGTAGAAGGCCTCAAGGACGAGCTCAGGAAACAGAAGGTCGCCTACGAGGTCAGGATCCAAAA GTTGGAGGACTCCAGTGCCGCTTTGTGCGCTCACATGGAACGTTTGGAGCAGGAGATGGAGCAGGAGAAGAAGCGGCAGCGCATGCTGGAGATAAAACTGCGCAACTCGGAACGAGCTCGGGAGGACGCCGAGAACCGCAACAGACTCCTAGAGAAGGAGATGGAGGACTTCTTTTCCACCCTGGGCGATCTCACCATGAGTACGAGGACCAGCGACATCTGA
- the LOC144038249 gene encoding uncharacterized protein LOC144038249 translates to MPAKKKKIVLTRSKAFTSQMAINCVQLLPDGRQRLNLAFKYFEAVPESIHKLFRVDEVILSRNLIISLPDFMHEFINMQVLDLHSNYLEEIPQTLGLLRNLVVLNLCNNRLKQVPKELGMLQNLQKLYLGLNQLQMLPTGIGNLKELIYLGLSDNKFTSVPRCIANLRNLKKVNLDRNPFPPPPIDERDKIENRKFFKANACDLCKDCLNNCKAEKKKLQEAIEMMEDAAVPVMRVESYLNPD, encoded by the exons ATGCccgccaagaaaaagaaaatcgtCCTTACACGAAGCAAGGCATTCACCTCACAAATGGCCATAAATTGCGTTCAGCTGCTGCCGGACGGCAGACAGCGCCTCAATCTCGCTTTCAAATATTTCGAAGCAGTGCCAGAAAGCATCCATAAATTGTTCCGAGTGGATGAAGTGATCTTGAGCAGGAACCTCATCATCAGCCTTCCTGACTTTATGCATGAGTTCATCAACATGCAAGTTTTGGACCTGCACAGCAACTAT CTGGAGGAGATCCCTCAGACATTGGGCCTCCTGAGGAACCTGGTCGTTTTGAATTTGTGCAATAACCGTCTAAAGCAAGTCCCCAAGGAGCTCGGCATGCTGCAGAACCTCCAGAAGCTCTACTTGGGTCTCAATCAGCTTCAAATGCTTCCCACAGGCATCGGTAACTTAAAGGAGCTTATCTACCTCGGTCTCTCTGACAACAAATTTACTTCTGTGCCAAGGTGTATTGCAAACCTCCGCAATCTGAAAAAAGTCAACCTGGACAGAAATCCCTTCCCTCCGCCCCCAATTGACGAGAGagataaaatagaaaatagaaagTTTTTCAAGGCTAATGCGTGCGACCTATGCAAAGACTGCCTCAATAAttgcaaagcagagaaaaagaagctGCAAGAAGCAATCGAAATGATGGAAGACGCTGCAGTGCCAGTCATGCGAGTGGAGAGTTACTTAAATCCAGACTAG
- the arhgap22b gene encoding rho GTPase-activating protein 22 isoform X2 yields MGPVCCKPDTVKKQHLQGGTGEKDRTPISHESFLLMANSQTDMDDWVKAIRRVIWAPFGGGIFGQRLEDTVQYEKKFGPRLAPLLVEQCVDFIRERGLDEEGLFRMPGQANLVKDLQEAFDCGDKPLFDSNTDVHTVASLLKLYLRELPEPVIPFCKYEDFLTCAQLLAKDEEEGVQELGKQVNTLPLPNYNLLKYICKFLDEVQSHCNENKMSVQNLATVFGPNILRPKMEDPVTIMEGTSLVQHLMTILIREHKRLYSGRDQVGPTAPQAEHQLLNRSLGAWISEEDLQTSNTEQELNSSASSLEAKLCAAVTPSHSPNPGPKLGSASAKGETVVSPSKQVKSIPSWKYSFKSSSAPRSQPQAKPSGAAVEPSPVSSGGGGGGSSNWLMNGLSSLRGHRRTSSGERSTRDRDSTGSSQRLSTYDNVTSSSSLGSVPSVGGTPWSASSCEISVPDSGNGDPSAHHNCGAVGDGGDKAEWTEGQREPERGRDGGTVTDPGSEQDSCEAMELCSSENGNASAGAGVPSIVTSDDGDGVNVTLSSLVEGLKDELRKQKVAYEVRIQKLEDSSAALCAHMERLEQEMEQEKKRQRMLEIKLRNSERAREDAENRNRLLEKEMEDFFSTLGDLTMSTRTSDI; encoded by the exons ATGGGGCCGGTGTGCTGTAAGCCGGACACAGTGAAGAAGCAACATCTCCAAG GCGGAACGGGGGAGAAGGACCGCACGCCAATCAGCCATGAATCCTTCCTGCTCATGGCCAACTCGCAGACAGACATGGACGACTGGGTCAAGGCCATACGGCGGGTCATCTGGGCACCGTTTGGAGGAG GGATATTCGGCCAGCGATTGGAGGACACGGTGCAGTACGAGAAGAAGTTCGGCCCCCGGTTGGCCCCGCTTCTGGTGGAGCAATGCGTGGATTTCATCAGGGAGCGGGGCTTGGACGAGGAGGGCCTCTTCCGAATGCCAGGCCAGGCCAACCTGGTCAAAGATCTGCAGGAGGCCTTCGACTGCGGCGACAAGCCGCTTTTTGACAG CAACACGGACGTTCACACCGTGGCGTCCTTGCTGAAGTTGTACCTGCGGGAGCTGCCTGAACCCGTCATCCCCTTCTGCAAATACGAAGACTTTCTAACATGCGCACAGCTTTTGGCCAAAGATGAGGAGGAG GGGGTTCAGGAGCTCGGGAAGCAAGTTAACACACTACCTCTGCCTAACTACAATCTCCTCAAGTACATATGCAA ATTCCTTGATGAAGTCCAATCTCACTGTAACGAAAACAAGATGAGCGTCCAAAACCTTGCCACGGTGTTTGGGCCTAATATCCTTCGACCCAAGATGGAAGACCCGGTCACTATCATGGAAG GTACCTCTTTAGTGCAGCACCTCATGACCATCCTGATCAGGGAACACAAGCGTTTGTACTCAGGGCGGGACCAGGTGGGCCCGACTGCACCCCAAGCGGAGCATCAACTCCTCAATCGTAGCCTCGGTGCTTGGATCTCTGAAGAGGACCTACAGACCTCCAACACAGAACAAGAACTCAACAGCAGCGCCTCGTCACTCGAAGCCAAACTGTGTGCCGCCGTCACCCCCTCGCACAGCCCGAACCCCGGACCAAAACTGGGGTCCGCGTCGGCGAAGGGGGAGACGGTGGTGAGCCCGAGTAAACAAGTCAAGAGCATCCCCTCGTGGAAGTACTCTTTTAAAAGCTCCTCGGCGCCTCGTTCTCAGCCGCAGGCGAAGCCGAGCGGGGCGGCGGTGGAACCGAGTCCCGTGTCTTCTggcgggggtggaggggggagCAGTAACTGGCTGATGAACGGTTTGTCCTCCTTGAGGGGGCACAGACGCACTTCCTCGGGCGAAAGGTCCACCCGAGACCGCGACTCCACCGGCTCCTCGCAACGACTCTCCACCTATGACAACGTCACCTCCTCGTCCAGCTTGGGCAGCGTGCCAAGCGTGGGCGGCACTCCGTGGTCCGCCTCGTCCTGTGAGATCTCAGTGCCAGACTCCGGAAACGGCGATCCCTCGGCTCACCACAACTGCGGAGCGGTGGGCGACGGAGGGGACAAAGCGGAGTGGACGGAGGGTCAGAGGGAGCCCGAGAGAGGACGGGACGGGGGGACGGTCACGGATCCCGGCTCGGAGCAAGACAGCTGCGAGGCCATGGAGCTGTGCAGCAGCGAGAACGGCAACGCCAGCGCGGGAGCCGGCGTTCCGTCCATCGTCACGTCAGACGATGGCGACGGAGTAAACGTCACACTGAGCAGTCTGGTAGAAGGCCTCAAGGACGAGCTCAGGAAACAGAAGGTCGCCTACGAGGTCAGGATCCAAAA GTTGGAGGACTCCAGTGCCGCTTTGTGCGCTCACATGGAACGTTTGGAGCAGGAGATGGAGCAGGAGAAGAAGCGGCAGCGCATGCTGGAGATAAAACTGCGCAACTCGGAACGAGCTCGGGAGGACGCCGAGAACCGCAACAGACTCCTAGAGAAGGAGATGGAGGACTTCTTTTCCACCCTGGGCGATCTCACCATGAGTACGAGGACCAGCGACATCTGA